The following proteins come from a genomic window of Synechococcus sp. BIOS-E4-1:
- a CDS encoding FeoB small GTPase domain-containing protein, whose translation MITAETGKTIQTKNELPRIVFIGQPNTGKSTFFNRVTNATAGVANWPGLTVDFMQAKVERDGKTVEFVDLPGIYDLDGFTEDEKVVQDFLQQYNFDLVVCVVNASQIDRQILIPLQLKKLGIPSLVALNMADEVKRFGVKINT comes from the coding sequence ATGATCACCGCAGAAACTGGTAAAACAATCCAGACAAAAAACGAATTACCAAGGATCGTTTTTATAGGTCAACCTAATACAGGTAAATCAACTTTCTTCAATCGTGTCACCAACGCGACTGCAGGAGTCGCTAACTGGCCTGGCTTGACGGTTGATTTCATGCAGGCGAAAGTTGAACGCGATGGGAAAACCGTCGAATTTGTCGACCTGCCTGGAATCTACGATCTCGATGGATTCACTGAGGATGAGAAGGTTGTTCAGGATTTTTTACAGCAATACAATTTTGATTTAGTTGTTTGCGTTGTTAATGCATCTCAGATTGATAGACAAATACTTATTCCACTGCAACTCAAAAAACTTGGTATTCCGAGTTTAGTTGCACTCAACATGGCTGATGAGGTTAAACGCTTTGGGGTGAAAATTAACACCTAG
- the feoB gene encoding ferrous iron transport protein B, translating to MPVFTISAKYGAGCSLAIDGIWNTVNDIKDSYKVSELVEFCRENKISDEEIQESLDQGIEMPPENLVTFTNRMDAVLLHPIFGLPIFFLTMLALFLFIWNVGMPAQDPVGDFTDWLQATVLEPGLSFLPEIVKDFVISGPYTGFASLLGFVPLVAFFFVVMTALEDSGYLSRAAYLMDNIMRKAGLDGRGFVMQLFGFGCNVPAIMGTRTIRSRSQRLLSILVIPFALCSARLQVFVFFLGIILPSYLGAVALWLLYIISFIVAFVMAMIFNASGQFKSKDPFVIELPPYRTPTFKQVALNVWSEMKTFVQKLSVFMIIGTTITWFLTNYPGGSEGLNTYAGQIGTFFQPLMAPLGINPLLTVSLIIGFVAKEVQLAAVATMYGLSEGSDALKTTLGGAINFRQGFSYCLFSLLYVPCLTTVATIWGETKSARFTLFSVAVSMIVAWVVAFGFYQIYGLIFTS from the coding sequence ATGCCTGTCTTTACGATCAGTGCAAAATACGGCGCTGGCTGCAGTCTGGCAATCGATGGGATCTGGAATACTGTTAACGACATCAAAGATTCATACAAGGTATCCGAGCTTGTTGAATTCTGCCGAGAGAATAAGATTAGCGATGAAGAAATTCAAGAATCCCTAGATCAAGGTATTGAAATGCCACCAGAAAATCTGGTGACATTTACGAACCGAATGGATGCAGTGCTTCTGCATCCGATTTTCGGATTGCCAATCTTTTTCCTGACCATGTTGGCCCTCTTCCTCTTTATCTGGAATGTGGGCATGCCAGCGCAGGATCCGGTTGGGGACTTCACGGATTGGTTACAAGCAACTGTCTTAGAACCAGGATTGAGCTTTCTCCCTGAGATCGTTAAAGATTTTGTAATTAGTGGACCTTATACAGGATTCGCTTCGTTGCTCGGCTTTGTGCCACTTGTTGCCTTCTTCTTTGTGGTGATGACGGCTCTCGAAGACAGTGGTTATCTCTCAAGAGCTGCATATCTGATGGACAACATCATGCGCAAGGCAGGTCTTGACGGCCGAGGATTCGTCATGCAGTTGTTTGGATTTGGCTGTAATGTCCCTGCGATCATGGGAACAAGAACCATTCGTTCACGCAGTCAGAGATTGCTTTCGATTCTGGTTATCCCATTCGCATTATGTTCTGCAAGACTACAAGTTTTTGTTTTCTTCCTGGGAATCATCCTGCCCAGCTATTTGGGTGCTGTAGCCCTATGGCTGCTTTACATCATCAGCTTTATCGTGGCATTTGTGATGGCGATGATTTTCAATGCCAGTGGACAGTTCAAGTCAAAAGATCCGTTTGTCATTGAATTGCCCCCTTACAGAACTCCAACATTCAAACAAGTTGCATTGAATGTATGGAGTGAAATGAAGACGTTCGTTCAAAAACTATCAGTCTTCATGATTATTGGTACGACGATCACTTGGTTCCTTACTAATTATCCTGGTGGATCCGAAGGATTGAATACCTACGCAGGACAAATCGGAACTTTCTTCCAACCCTTGATGGCTCCTTTGGGCATCAATCCGTTGTTGACTGTTTCACTCATTATTGGCTTCGTCGCCAAGGAAGTTCAATTGGCTGCAGTTGCGACAATGTATGGATTGAGTGAAGGAAGTGATGCACTCAAAACAACACTGGGAGGTGCTATCAACTTCCGGCAAGGTTTCAGTTACTGTCTTTTCAGCCTTCTGTACGTTCCATGCTTAACGACTGTTGCAACCATTTGGGGTGAAACAAAGTCAGCCAGGTTCACCCTATTTTCTGTTGCTGTATCAATGATCGTTGCCTGGGTTGTTGCTTTTGGATTCTATCAGATATACGGTTTGATCTTCACCTCTTAA
- a CDS encoding FeoA family protein has product MNLSELDVHHSATVVGVSSDGSDLSNSFKDRLEAMGIRKGRTVRVMRKAPGGDPYEVRVGSTTEIAIRKSEAALVEITDVLDTKKS; this is encoded by the coding sequence ATGAACTTAAGTGAGTTAGACGTCCATCATTCAGCAACAGTCGTTGGTGTCAGTAGCGACGGAAGTGACTTGAGCAATTCCTTCAAGGATCGTCTGGAAGCAATGGGAATAAGGAAAGGTAGAACGGTACGAGTAATGCGCAAGGCTCCTGGTGGAGATCCTTACGAAGTAAGAGTTGGCAGCACCACTGAAATTGCTATACGAAAGTCTGAGGCAGCTCTGGTTGAAATCACAGATGTCTTAGACACCAAAAAATCATGA
- a CDS encoding iron uptake porin produces the protein MKLFKQLLVAPAALGLLVPAVSNASEMNVSGVSSYASVSHDSAAEEQVTSITQFSDVYPTDWAYQALSNLIERYGCVAGYPNGTYRGNRAMTRFEAAALLNACLDRVTEVTDELKRLMKEFEKELAIVKGRVDGLEARVGELEAMQFSTTTKLEGQTSFVLGANTFGGDLNEYDLFGLNDVFELGLTTTEINDFLLDPDDGLFENTPFSDQSIVELFYSGQNAQDYENREFGATTFNYDTQINLNTSFTGKDLLTTTLRAGNFGNTAFFGAPSSLSTLEVASDSLDGGNSSDSIYIDKIFYTAPIGSSFSFVVGANVGQDDMMPMWPSVYPSGDGNTVLDVLTLNGAPGAYNKTQGPGAALNYEKDGFVAGVQYVSQNGMDGNPQEGGIATDGSAGVGTVQIGYQAEQWGIAGVYSYLQDASLVPYSTAFTQLSYILSDATSDSSLNAFALSGYWQPEDTGWIPAISAGWGINTLNDTDGSPDRIVTTSQSWQVSLHWDDAFLQGNSLGFAVGQPTFATALKGGETPYDGNYVMEAYYGFQVTDNITVTPAVFYLSRPLGELTYLGRGGKDGTFNQFGGVLRTTFTF, from the coding sequence ATGAAACTTTTCAAGCAACTGCTAGTTGCTCCTGCTGCCCTGGGCCTTTTGGTACCTGCGGTGTCTAACGCCTCTGAAATGAACGTGAGCGGCGTTTCCAGTTATGCATCCGTATCGCACGATTCAGCGGCAGAGGAGCAGGTCACCAGCATCACCCAGTTCTCTGACGTCTACCCGACCGACTGGGCCTATCAGGCTCTCAGCAACCTGATTGAGCGCTACGGCTGTGTTGCCGGTTATCCCAACGGCACCTACCGCGGCAATCGTGCCATGACCCGCTTTGAGGCGGCCGCACTGTTGAACGCCTGTCTCGACCGCGTCACCGAAGTGACCGACGAGCTCAAGCGCCTCATGAAGGAGTTCGAAAAGGAACTCGCCATCGTCAAGGGCCGTGTTGACGGTCTGGAAGCTCGTGTTGGCGAACTGGAAGCAATGCAGTTCTCCACCACCACCAAACTCGAGGGTCAGACAAGCTTCGTGCTTGGTGCCAACACTTTTGGTGGTGATCTCAATGAATACGACCTGTTCGGGCTCAACGACGTCTTCGAATTGGGTCTGACCACTACTGAGATCAATGACTTCCTCTTAGATCCTGACGACGGTCTATTTGAGAACACTCCGTTCAGCGATCAATCCATTGTTGAGCTGTTCTACAGCGGTCAGAATGCTCAGGACTATGAGAACAGAGAGTTTGGAGCGACAACTTTCAACTACGACACGCAGATCAACCTCAATACCAGCTTCACTGGTAAGGATCTGCTGACGACAACGCTCCGAGCCGGCAATTTTGGAAATACAGCGTTTTTCGGCGCTCCTTCCTCTCTGTCGACTCTCGAAGTCGCTTCAGATTCCCTGGATGGCGGCAACAGCAGTGATTCGATCTACATCGACAAGATCTTTTACACAGCTCCGATCGGAAGCAGTTTCAGCTTTGTGGTTGGTGCCAACGTCGGTCAGGATGACATGATGCCGATGTGGCCATCTGTTTATCCCTCCGGTGATGGCAACACGGTTCTTGATGTCCTGACGCTCAACGGTGCACCTGGTGCTTACAACAAGACCCAGGGACCTGGTGCCGCACTCAATTACGAAAAAGATGGTTTTGTGGCCGGCGTTCAGTACGTTTCTCAAAACGGCATGGACGGCAATCCTCAGGAGGGAGGAATTGCTACGGATGGTTCAGCTGGAGTCGGTACTGTTCAGATCGGTTATCAGGCTGAGCAATGGGGCATTGCTGGTGTTTACTCGTACCTGCAGGATGCCTCGCTCGTTCCCTACTCCACTGCGTTTACCCAGCTGAGCTATATCCTCAGCGATGCGACGAGTGACAGCTCTCTGAATGCCTTTGCCCTTTCCGGTTATTGGCAGCCCGAAGATACAGGTTGGATTCCTGCAATCAGTGCGGGTTGGGGTATCAACACTCTGAACGATACCGATGGTTCCCCTGATCGCATTGTGACAACTTCCCAGTCCTGGCAGGTTTCACTGCACTGGGATGACGCATTCCTGCAGGGCAACAGTCTTGGTTTCGCGGTTGGACAACCAACATTCGCGACTGCACTGAAGGGCGGGGAAACTCCGTATGACGGGAATTATGTCATGGAGGCCTACTACGGTTTTCAGGTTACGGATAACATCACTGTGACTCCAGCAGTCTTTTATCTGAGCCGTCCTTTGGGTGAATTAACTTACCTTGGCCGTGGTGGAAAAGATGGCACCTTCAATCAGTTCGGTGGAGTGCTTCGCACAACATTCACCTTCTGA
- a CDS encoding TM2 domain-containing protein, with protein MISRPVIVTLLPVILLWLQMRKEYQHLAKKMSLGEQMVFENEFELRCRQPSLGVVYALLLGWFGFHRFWLNDRNSGIIFLVFSWTLLPALFSIFDALCMRELCTGYNNKLAKQLYDDIKKISPY; from the coding sequence TTGATCTCTCGTCCTGTCATTGTTACCCTGTTGCCAGTAATCTTACTTTGGCTACAGATGAGAAAAGAGTATCAACATCTTGCTAAAAAAATGTCTCTTGGTGAGCAGATGGTCTTTGAAAACGAGTTTGAATTACGTTGCAGACAGCCCTCTTTAGGTGTCGTCTATGCCCTGCTTCTGGGATGGTTTGGTTTTCATCGATTTTGGTTGAATGATCGCAACAGTGGTATTATTTTCCTTGTTTTTTCGTGGACATTGTTGCCTGCGCTTTTTTCCATCTTTGATGCTCTTTGTATGCGCGAATTGTGCACGGGCTATAACAATAAACTTGCAAAACAATTATATGATGATATCAAGAAGATTAGCCCTTATTGA